The following coding sequences are from one Lujinxingia vulgaris window:
- a CDS encoding type B 50S ribosomal protein L31, which translates to MKSDIHPQYNPVVFVDGEHEIITRSTMTSKETREIDGVEHYVVPVEISAYSHPFYTGKQKLMDTEGRVDRFLKRYNMSRDEANMAASDETGDDAESTDEA; encoded by the coding sequence ATGAAGTCCGATATCCATCCCCAGTACAACCCGGTGGTCTTCGTCGATGGCGAGCACGAGATCATCACCCGCTCCACCATGACCTCCAAAGAAACCCGTGAGATCGACGGTGTTGAGCACTACGTGGTTCCCGTTGAAATCAGCGCTTACTCCCACCCCTTCTACACCGGTAAGCAGAAGCTGATGGACACCGAAGGTCGCGTCGACCGCTTCCTCAAGCGCTACAACATGTCGCGCGACGAGGCCAACATGGCCGCCAGCGACGAGACCGGCGACGACGCCGAGTCCACCGACGAGGCCTGA